The Apium graveolens cultivar Ventura chromosome 10, ASM990537v1, whole genome shotgun sequence nucleotide sequence aaaaatgtaaataaTTGAAAGGGCCAATCAGgcattaatattttattaaacaTGGAGGTATTTGCAAAACATCTCCCTGCTCAAATTCACTTCTTTATCTTTATTTATATAATtgcattttatatttttttgtaCTATTTTCGGCACGACAAATTTCACCATTTTCATTAAATTGTTAAAATTCTCGGAGATAATTtagaaaattaaaatatttaataataattaaatctttatttatgctttttaacCCTTTATCGAGacttttcaaaaaaattaatgAACAAAGATTATAGTGAACGAAAAGATTTTCTCAAAATAATAAGGTTCAActtcaaatatattttttttgtaatttttttagtAACTTCATTATGTATAGATTTTATTTAATTTAAGCTTCGTtaaatttttgataattttgaatgtttgttttaaaaagttttttttcattctctacaactttcgttctttaattttttttcaaaaaatatcaTTTAAAGGATCAAAAATCTTAAATAATGATCTAATTCTAatcaaatattttaattttgtaaaataccctatgaattttaataaatttaactAATAAGATGTAATTGTGGTAAGAGGATACTTTAtgtaaaaaataaataaataagtgtAATTGAGTCAAATTCAGGCGTGTATTTTGTAAATAACTCTTAAACATATACAGAgaatagtttctgaaatctggCTTCTGAAAGTCCTGCTAATGCAAATTCCATAACTATTTTCCTGGATGAAACTAAACAAAGAGTGTCTGAGGCTGGTATCATCCTCTTTAGCCCTCCGTAATTCTTCATTAAACTTCTTTATCAACAATTTTCAAAGcattatttagcaaaaaaaaacaTTTTTAAAGCAAAAGGCCAACAATATATTTTTAGTACATTATCCTTTATATTGCACTCTGCAAACTTATGTTTTCAACAAATGAAACTCTTGCTTTCATGCCTGAGCTTTGAACTTTTGCCTTCGTCACTTCGACCTCAAATTAACGAGACTAGAGCGGTTCAGTGGAATCTGCTACCCTTACTGGACTAAGAACAACATGGGTATCTGCTAAACTTAAACCAGGGGACTGTGGACAGTTTGATTGTGGTTCTTTATCAAAACTTTGAAAATGTAAACTGGAAAACACAGAGAAAACAGGTGATAAATTCTTATCTAAACTTCTAAACTGATCACAAGATCAGAAATCTGCCTAAATAAAGGCATAGTACATACACTTAGAATCATGGATAGCTTAAAACAGGTTTTAAATAAAAGACTTTTACAGAATCTTTTGAATATGGTTTATGGTACATATTTTAAGAAGCTAATTTGAATTTTTTGAAGATGTGGAAGGTTGGTCTTTTGGATCATGCTGAATGTGCAAAGTTGGATTGTCTACATGTCGATGACATCAAGTGGTTAGATGGTTCTTCTACTTGCTTCAAATGTATATACACACTTTACAAAAGTTCTTAATGATCTTTCCATTACAATTATTTTGACATCCTAAATAATTCTTCATGCACAAGTTTTCTTTCGGTACAAGAAAGTGCCAAGTTAGTGTATAATATCGGATGAATCTGCATTTAACTAAACCGTGTTCAAACTTACTCTTCGTCTATGGAGAATCCATTACTACATGACTGTAAGACTAATAAAGAACTTAAAGCAGGACAAAGTCTTAGACTATTACCACTCCCCACTTACAGTTACCAACGTCACCTTCTCCACCAACTATATAAAAGGAGATAAGATCATCTTTTTTCTTATAAATGTCTTAAATTGGTGTTTCTCTGGTGTTTATTTGGGTTTGGCTTTCTAGGCTTTTAAACTGGCCTTCAAATAGTTGGATCCGGATATCTTTAATGGAGAGTTTTGAGATTACTTGTTTTGACTTAGAGTGTTGTCATGACCGCTGTTCCTCCTCTATGAGTAATGACGATGAGGAAAGCTTAGTTTGTTCAGAAGCCTACGAGGGTTCTTCCTATTCCCGGTCCTATTCCACCCCTGATGGTTCAATCGATGGCTATAATTTTGACTGCAAAAATGAGGAAGTTTTGGGTTCTAAAAGAGTGTTAACTTTGGTTAATTCAGATTGTTCTGTTGATATTGAAAGCGGTGTTCATGAATTTAACATCGTGTTGGAGAAAACTGAAACAAGTTGTAGAATTTGTCATTTGAGTTTGCAAGTGGGAGGCAGTGATATTGAGAGTGGAATTGCTATTCAATTAGGGTGTTCTTGTAAAAATGACATGGCTGCAGCCCATCAACGTTGTGCTGAGACATGGTTCATGATTAAAGGAAATACGTGAGTTATATTTGTATCATGTATTCTAGATGTTATCTGAATTTCCTTAGATTTCGCATTTTTATCACATGAAGTAACTATTTAGTTTAGGAATTCTTTAAGATTTGGAAATGATTTGTTTTTCCTTGTAATGCTTCATCATTCTCAGGATCTGCGAAATCTGCAAGTCAATAGCACGAAATGTTGATGGCTCAGATCATATCGAATTACCAGAGCAAGCAAATGAAAACATTACTTTGTCGGGAAATGCAGCCTTAGCGCCTGCCCCGTTAAGGGTGACTCCACCGTTCCCACTCGGTCACCTGCTGCTAGATTTTGTGTTTGCATGTTTAGTTTTTACGGCCTTCCTGGTTTGGATTTTCCAGTTTCACATGCCAATATGACATGCTAAAAAGGAGGCTTGCAGATTTTCAAACATCATGATTAGAAAATGAAGATAGTTCAAAACCTTGTGATAGTACATAGGTTAAATTTTATAATTCTTATTAATGTGATAAGCAGTAATTGTTTAGGGTTTATCTTGAATTCTCAATAGTAATTTATATTTCATAGATCAATGTCAATCCATTAGCTGCAAGCATGAAATTTATGTAATGGGAAAGAGAAGTCTTTTTTATATGCTAGCTGATCATTATAGTAATTATTTGTATGTTTTATGCATGCCATCAAGGAATGCACCAAACTTCTGAATAATACCTAAATTCATGTCCAAAGCTTTGATAAATTTTGGATTAGGAAAAGAATTCAAAAACAAACTTTTAGACTCCTTTCATGAAAAAGCAAATCGACATAGATACAGGAGACTATTAAAAAGCCTGATACAGATATTAAGAAAATCTATACACTTTCACTTTTTGTTTCTTTTGGATTCCAAATTTGTGGCATTTTTAAATTCTTCTTGAGCATCAGTGTCCATGCCCAATTTGAAGAGAGTAGCTGCCTGCAGATAAAAAGCAGTTGACCACTCTGAAGAAACTACCTGGGCTTGCATAGCATCTCCAAGAGCTTGTTGTTTCAGTCATTAGATCAGATAAGCAACGCCTAGCAAAAACTGTTGGCTACCAATGAACTGTATTGGACGCAAAATTTAACTTAGCATACTGATAAGACCATGCAGGAGCTTACAACCAAACTGAATCTTCATAGGATTCCATTTTTTAAACCAGGGGACTGTGGACAGTTTGATTGTGGTTTTTTTTTTATCGAAATTTAAAGACGTGAATTGGAAAACACAGAGAAAGCAGgtgataaaattttaaataaaagtttaaactGATCACAATATCAGAAATCTGCCTAAATAAAGGCATAGTATATACAGTGAGAATCATGGATACCTAAAAACAggtttaaaacaataaactcttaCAGAATCCTTTGAAATTGTTCATGGTACATAATTTTAAAAGCTAATTAAATTTCTTTGAAGATGTGGAAGGTTGGCCTTTTAGATAATGTCGATAGTGCATAGTTAAATTGTGTACATGTCGATGACATCTAATGGTTAGATGGTGCCTTACTTCATATGTATATACACACTTTATAAAAGTTCTTCCACTAAAGATCTTACATTGCTATATATTTTTGGCATCGTAAATAATTCTTCAGGCACAAGTATTCTTTAGGTGCATGAAAGTGCCAAGGTAGTATATAATAGAGTATGAGTCTGCATTATAATGAAACCGTGTCCAAACTTACCCTTTATGTATGGAGAATCCATGATCACTTGACTGTAAGTCTAAGAAAGAACTTAAAGCAGCGCAAAGTCATAGAACATTACCAACGTCACCTTCTCCACCACCTTTATAAAAAAAGGATATGATCATGTTTTTCTTATAAAGGTCTTAAATTGGTGTTTATTTGGCTTTGGCATGTAAGGCTTTTAAATTATTGTCCTCCAAATAGTTGGCTCTGGATATCTTTAATGGAGAGTTTAGAGATCACTTGTCAAGATTTAGAGTGTGGTGATGACCGATGTTCCTCCCCTATGAGTGATAACGATAAAGAAAAGTTATCTTGTTCGGAAGACAATGAGGGTTCTTCTTATTCTCTGTCCTATTCCAAACCTGATGGCTTCGATTTTTATTACAAAATTGAGGAAGTTTTGGATTCTGAAAGAGTGTTACCTGTAGTTAATTCAGATTGTTCTGTTGATATTGAAAGCGGTGTCCCTGAATTTAACGTTTTGTTGGGATTGATGGAAAGAGATTGTAGAATTTGTCATTTGAGTCTTCGAGTGGGTGGTAGTGAAATGGAGTCTGGAATTGCTATTCGACTAGGGTGGGTGTTCTTGTAAGAACGACATGGCTACAGCCCATAAACATTGTGCTGAGACATGGTTCAGGATTAAAGGAAATAGGTGAGTGTGTCCTGTATCACGTTACTAGAAGTTATCCGAATGTCCTTACATTTAGCATTTATTATCACATGAACTATTTGGTTTACAATTTCTTTAAGAATTGGAAATGATTTGTTTTCCCTTATACTTCATCATTTTCTGGATCTGCAAAATTTGCAAGTCAATAGCACAAAATATTGTTGGCTCAGATCATATCGAATTATCAGAGCAAGCAAGCGACGAGTTACCAGGGCAATCAAGCGAAAACTGTAATGTTGTTCACCTTGTAGATTTTATGTTTGCATGTTTAAATTTAGCAGGCGTCCAGGTTTTGATCATCCACTTTCACATGGCAATATGACATGCTAAAAGGAGGTATGCAGATTCTCAAACATCATGATTATAGAATGAAGATAGTATAAAACCTTTTGATAGTATATAGCTTGTTAAagttttattattcttatccTTGTGATCAGCAGCAATTGTTTAGGGTTTATCTTGAATTCTCGATTGTAATTCATAATTCATAGATCAATGTCAAGCCATGAGCTGCAAGCATGAAATTTATGTAATGGGAAAGCGAAGTCTTTTTTTTACACTCGCTCATCATTATTGTAATGTGTATTAAGCATGGCATCAAGGAATGCACCAAAATTCTAATAATACCTAAGTTCATGTTCAAAACGATTGATAAATTATggattaaaaaaaatcaaataaacaAACTTTTAGACTCTTTTAAATGAACAAGCAAATTGACAATAGATACAAGAGACTATTAAAAACCTGATACAGATATTATGAAAATCTATACACTTTCACTTTTTGTATCTTTTGGATTCCAAATTGGTGGCATCTTTAAGTGCTTCTTGAGCATCAGTGTCCATGCCGAGCTTGAAGAGAGTAGCTGCCTGCAGATAAAATGCAGTTGACCACTCTGGAGAAACTACCTGGGCTTGCATAGCATCTCCAAGAGCTTGTTGTAGCTTGTCAGTCATTAGATAAGATAAACAACGCCTAGCAAAAACTGTAGGCGATACCATTGTCCCTCCATCAATGAACTGCATTGGCAAAATTTAACTTAGCTTACTCATTAAACCATGCAGTAGATTACAACAAATATTTCACTTTTTAAGTGTTGGAGTGATGGATACCCCAGGATTTTAGCAAAGACAGCTGGTAGAGTCTTTGCTTCAACATTAATACTCAGAAGCAAAATATGTTGTTTTCCATGATTGTCATGTCTATCAAATTTCTCATGTTGACAGTACAACATAATACAAGCATAATCCTATAAATTAGATTATGTGAACAGTAAAAAATGGAGGCACCTGCGTGTAGCAGCCGATTGCATTTGTGAAATCCTTTGCGCGGAAAGCAGAATCTCCTTGCTTCTTTGAATTCAATGTCTCCTGCATTAAATCTGTCCACACTTGAAAAGATAGCTGCAACCCAGATTGTTGTTACTTAGATTAGCTTAATATCACCAATAAAATACTATATGCATGAAGTTCATTGACTGCCCTTCATAACAAGTTCTTTTAACGTTACATTGTCTCTAGTAACCAGTACTTTAAAATAGTATTGAACAAATATTTTCAGTTTGTCTGGCAGCATACCTCATTGGCAATTCCTGCATCGTCCTTGTAGCCAATCTTCTCCAATAGCTCGTGTATAGCTGTCAAATCTGTTCTCAAGCAAGCTTCACCCATTGGTGTCAATAACAATGGTTCTGACGACTTTTCATCGCCATTTGAAATACACATTAATTCACGCGATGGTGCCTGATTATTTTTTTGAGAAGAATTTTATATATTGCTAGCAACGATAAGATACATGAATAATTCAGAACAATTTCTGACACGGACACAATAACTTTGGTTAAACAACTATAAAACAACAAAGGAAATTATATAATTTCCTTCCAGCATACCGACAACAGTTCCACTAAACAGGAAAGATAGACTCGTAAAATACTGTCTGTCATTGATAGCATATATTTTTGTCTTCTTAACAAGAAGAAAGATAACTCTGTATCAATAAAGTTAAACTTGCAGCTTCAAATGAAAGTAGTGCTAGGAACTACTCTGGTCTTTGCTATAGCTTTTAGAGAGGGAGAGTAATACCTCTGTCTCCTGTTGAAGGGACATGAGAGCTGCAACAATAGACTTTGTGTTTGGCCTCTCACGAGCTTCATACTGCAGACAGCGCGTTGCTAATCGCATTAACTCAGTTCCATCATCATTTGTAAAATGACCCTCTAAGCAAGAATCCATAAGCATCAGGAAGTTCTTCCCACGAATGAGATCTAGTGCCTTTAAAAATGTGAGTGTTAGTTTAAAATGATTCAGACTACAAATATCTGTTTCAAATAAGTTATGGCAACTGTTTGCAAACAATAACAGGCATTGCAGATATTACATTTACAAAGATAAAATGTAAACCAAAACATAATGCTACTGTAAGTTCTTAATCTCTAGGATGAAAAAACATTTTGGTACTAATAGTTAAGTGAAAAGCACTGCAGGCATCAAATTGTGGAGGTATTTGCAGTTACGATGAGATTTTGATGTTACACAAAGGTTCAGTTCTTGCAACCCATGTATCTTACTGATGATATAAATATTTAAGATTTGAGTGCTTACATGGCTAGGCGGAATATGTTTGCCACTTAAAAGATCTAACATCAATGTGCCAAAGCTGTAAATCACGCTTTCCTGTGTCACTCTTCCTGGCACATAGACGAACAAAATGTCAACTTGGTACTTTTTCTACATGTATAAAACTTGAAATACGAATTAACAAACTTGTTACTATGTTGCGTAGTGTTTGAAATATCTGATCAGCTACTTACCAGTTCTCAAGTATTCTGGTGGAGTGAAAGCCAAGTTTGTGCTGTAACTCTTGCCATCTCTACTATTCTTCATTAGACCAAAGCAGGAGAGCCTTGGATTTCCATCCTACACGTTGAAATGCAGGTTAGCATAGTGCTGCCGCCAAATTGGAAGA carries:
- the LOC141693681 gene encoding uncharacterized protein LOC141693681 isoform X1; amino-acid sequence: MMWKVGLLDHAECAKLDCLHVDDIKWLLNWPSNSWIRISLMESFEITCFDLECCHDRCSSSMSNDDEESLVCSEAYEGSSYSRSYSTPDGSIDGYNFDCKNEEVLGSKRVLTLVNSDCSVDIESGVHEFNIVLEKTETSCRICHLSLQVGGSDIESGIAIQLGCSCKNDMAAAHQRCAETWFMIKGNTICEICKSIARNVDGSDHIELPEQANENITLSGNAALAPAPLRVTPPFPLGHLLLDFVFACLVFTAFLVWIFQFHMPI
- the LOC141693681 gene encoding uncharacterized protein LOC141693681 isoform X2; protein product: MWKVGLLDHAECAKLDCLHVDDIKWLLNWPSNSWIRISLMESFEITCFDLECCHDRCSSSMSNDDEESLVCSEAYEGSSYSRSYSTPDGSIDGYNFDCKNEEVLGSKRVLTLVNSDCSVDIESGVHEFNIVLEKTETSCRICHLSLQVGGSDIESGIAIQLGCSCKNDMAAAHQRCAETWFMIKGNTICEICKSIARNVDGSDHIELPEQANENITLSGNAALAPAPLRVTPPFPLGHLLLDFVFACLVFTAFLVWIFQFHMPI
- the LOC141693681 gene encoding uncharacterized protein LOC141693681 isoform X3; the encoded protein is MESFEITCFDLECCHDRCSSSMSNDDEESLVCSEAYEGSSYSRSYSTPDGSIDGYNFDCKNEEVLGSKRVLTLVNSDCSVDIESGVHEFNIVLEKTETSCRICHLSLQVGGSDIESGIAIQLGCSCKNDMAAAHQRCAETWFMIKGNTICEICKSIARNVDGSDHIELPEQANENITLSGNAALAPAPLRVTPPFPLGHLLLDFVFACLVFTAFLVWIFQFHMPI
- the LOC141691517 gene encoding uncharacterized protein LOC141691517, whose product is MESLEITCQDLECGDDRCSSPMSDNDKEKLSCSEDNEGSSYSLSYSKPDGFDFYYKIEEVLDSERVLPVVNSDCSVDIESGVPEFNVLLGLMERDCRICHLSLRVGGSEMESGIAIRLGWVFL
- the LOC141688795 gene encoding serine/threonine-protein kinase BSK5-like is translated as MGACCCKFSVCWWHSPLKPTLLQPSSDTEKDDKSALPIFKEFSLEELKAATGGFSTDNIVSEHGEKAPNVVYKGRLPDDTAIAVKRFTKSAWPDSHQFIEEARLVGKLRSERLANLIGFCSDGHERLLVAEFMPHDTLAKHLFHWESQPMKWAMRLRVALYLAQALECCSSNGRALYHDLNAYRVLFDQDGNPRLSCFGLMKNSRDGKSYSTNLAFTPPEYLRTGRVTQESVIYSFGTLMLDLLSGKHIPPSHALDLIRGKNFLMLMDSCLEGHFTNDDGTELMRLATRCLQYEARERPNTKSIVAALMSLQQETEAPSRELMCISNGDEKSSEPLLLTPMGEACLRTDLTAIHELLEKIGYKDDAGIANELSFQVWTDLMQETLNSKKQGDSAFRAKDFTNAIGCYTQFIDGGTMVSPTVFARRCLSYLMTDKLQQALGDAMQAQVVSPEWSTAFYLQAATLFKLGMDTDAQEALKDATNLESKRYKK